Proteins from a single region of Primulina tabacum isolate GXHZ01 chromosome 5, ASM2559414v2, whole genome shotgun sequence:
- the LOC142546882 gene encoding clustered mitochondria protein-like isoform X3 has protein sequence MAGKSNRGKNRKGSVEQPVSSNPPSNDSPRSARANGDASSNESAEIKSEVMDKGTASHQHPSKQAEVHLYPVSVKIQGGEKLELQLSPGDSVMDVRQFLVDAPETCFCTCYDLLLHTMDGSVHHLEDYNEIREVADITSGSCLLEMVPALYDDRSIRAHVHRTRELISLSMLHSSLSTTLALQHEIGKTTSGKLDVAKAELPELDNLGFMDVGSGSLTNLLSSPSKEIKCVESIVFSSLNPPPSYRRLSGDLIYLDMVTLEGNKYCITGTTKAFYVNYSLGNVLDPRPNKSAFEATTLVGLLQKISPKFKKAFREILEQKASAHPFENVQSLLQPNSWIGSYPIPDHKRDAARAESSLTLSFGSELIGMQRDWNEELQSSREFPHATHQERILRDRALYKATSDFVDAAINGAIGVISRCIPPINPTDPECFHMYVHNNIFFSFAVDADLEQLSRKQSSEDNSKTENIASLQSFSEKKYNNVPQGASRFSDADESAACDTKYNNDIDGLSPDMPADARLAESEQATYASANNDLRGTKAYQEADVPGLYNLGMAIIDYRGHRVVAQSVLPGILQGDKSESLLYGSVDNGKKICWSEDFHSKVLEAAKRLHLKEHTVLDGSGKFFKLAAPVECKGIVGSDDRYYLLDLMRVTPRDANHTGPGSRFSILRPELITAFCHAEAAENSECGVESEETTVASEKSSIINAEEVNKIKESATSNGDTLAMENGVKKHFQESGSHSEIKDAKSEILFNPNVFTEFKFAGNQEEITADEELVRKASLHLKDVVLPKFIQDLRTLEVSPMDGQTLTEALHAHGINVRYIGKAAEGTRDMPHLWDLCSTEIVIRSAKHIIKDILRDIEDHDLGHAVSHFFNCFCGNVQSVPAKGVANSTPLKNQKLHIGHHASGKSPKAQTKFRAYAKKKQSLYLSITSESLWFDIQEFSKLKYQFELPKDARLRARKISAVRNLCQKVGITLSARKFDPDSPMPFQVSDILNLQPVAKHSIPVCSEAKELVETGKIQLAEGMLSEAYTLFSEAFAILQQVTGPMHREVANCCRYLAMVLYHAGDMAGAIMQQHKELIINERCLGLDHPDTAHSYGNMALFYHGLNQTELALRHMSRALLLLGLSSGPDHPDVAATFINVAMMYQDIGKMDTALRYLQEALKKNERLLGEEHIQTAVCYHALAIAFNCMGAFKLSHQ, from the exons ATGGCCGGAAAGTCGAATAGAGGGAAGAATCGCAAAGGGTCAGTCGAGCAACCTGTCTCTTCTAATCCCCCCTCGAATGACAGTCCAAGGAGCGCCCGTGCTAATGGTGATGCAAGCTCTAATGAATCAGCTGAAATAAAGTCCGAGGTAATGGATAAAGGAACTGCGTCCCACCAGCATCCTTCAAAACAAG CTGAAGTTCATCTTTATCCAGTTTCTGTTAAAATACAAGGAGGCGAGAAGCTTGAGCTGCAA TTAAGTCCAGGAGATTCTGTGATGGATGTGAGGCAATTTCTTGTAGATGCTCCAGAGACATGCTTCTGTACTTGCTATGATTTGCTATTGCATACAATGGATGGTTCTGTTCATCATCTAGAAGATTATAATGAAATACGTGAAGTGGCTGATATCACTAGTGGGAGCTGCCTTTTGGAGATGGTTCCTG CATTATATGATGATCGATCTATCAGAGCACACGTACATCGAACTAGAGAATTGATTTCTCTTTCGATgctgcattcttctttgtccaCCACTCTTGCTCTACAACATGAGATAGGCAAAACCACATCTGGAAAATTAG ATGTTGCGAAAGCTGAGTTGCCCGAACTTGAtaatttgggttttatggatgttGGTTCTGGTTCTCTAACTAACCTATTGTCATCACCTTCTAAAGAGATTAAATGTGTGGAAAGTATTGTTTTCTCATCATTGAATCCTCCTCCAAGCTACAGAAG GCTTTCTGGAGACTTAATTTATTTGGACATGGTAACTTTGGAAGGAAACAAATATTGTATAACAGGAACAACTAAAGCTTTCTACGTGAACTACAGCCTTGGAAATGTACTTGATCCAAGGCCTAACAAAAGTGCTTTTGAAGCAACAACTCTTGTTGGGCTTTTGCAAAAGATAAGCCCTAAATTCAAGAAAG CTTTTCGCGAAATTTTGGAGCAGAAGGCCTCTGCACATCCCTTTGAAAATGTTCAATCTTTATTACAACCAAATTCATGGATCGGCTCGTATCCTATTCCTG ATCACAAGCGCGATGCAGCTAGGGCTGAAAGTTCTCTTACCCTCTCTTTTGGAAGTGAGTTGATTGGCATGCAAAGAGATTGGAATGAAGAGTTACAGTCATCTCGGGAGTTCCCCCATGCTACACATCAGGAGAG GATTTTGAGAGATAGGGCTCTCTACAAAGCGACATCTGATTTTGTTGATGCTGCTATCAATGGTGCTATTGGGGTGATTAGCAGATGTATTCCACCTATTAATCCAACTGATCCAGAGTGCTTCCATAT GTATGTTCACAACAACATATTCTTCAGTTTTGCGGTTGATGCGGATCTTGAACAACTGTCCCGGAAGCAGTCATCTGAAGATAACTCTAAAACTGAAAACATAGCCTCATTGCAGAGTTTTTCTGAGAAGAAATATAACAATGTGCCCCAAGGAGCTTCTAGATTTTCTGATGCAGATGAGTCTGCTGCCTGCgatacaaaatataataatgaCATCGATGGCTTATCCCCTGATATGCCTGCAGATGCCCGGTTAGCTGAAAGCGAACAAGCTACATATGCAAGTGCTAACAATGACTTGAGAGGCACCAAGGCGTACCAAGAAGCTGATGTTCCAGGGTTGTACAATCTTGGTATGGCAATCATTGATTACCGAGGTCATAGAGTTGTAGCACAG AGTGTCTTGCCGGGAATTCTTCAAGGTGACAAGTCTGAATCCCTTTTGTATGGTTCTGTTGACAATGGCAAGAAAATATGCTGGAGTGAAGATTTTCATTCCAAG GTACTAGAAGCTGCCAAACGTCTTCATCTGAAGGAACATACTGTGCTGGATGGATCTGGTAAATTTTTCAAGCTAGCTGCTCCTGTTGAGTGTAAGGGAATAGTCGGTAGCGATGACAG ATATTATCTTTTGGACTTGATGAGAGTCACTCCTCGTGATGCAAATCATACTGGCCCAGGTTCCAGATTTTCTATTTTGAGACCTGAACTGATAACTGCATTTTGCCAT GCTGAAGCGGCTGAAAATTCTGAATGTGGGGTTGAATCTGAAGAAACTACTGTTGCCTCTGAAAAATCAAGCATTATTAATGCTGAAGAAGTGAATAAAATCAAGGAAAGTGCAACATCAAATGGTGACACACTG GCTATGGAAAATGGCGTGAAGAAACATTTTCAAGAAAGTGGTTCTCATTCTGAAATTAAAGATGCAAAAAGTGAGATACTATTCAATCCCAATGTTTTTACCGAATTTAAGTTTGCTGGGAATCAAGAG GAGATCACCGCAGATGAGGAGCTTGTGCGGAAAGCAAGTTTACATCTTAAAGATGTTGTACTACCTAAATTCATACAAGATCTTCGCACCCTTGAGGTTTCACCAATGGATGGGCAAACTTTAACTGAAGCTCTTCATGCCCACGGGATTAACGTTCGTTATATCGGAAAA GCTGCCGAAGGGACCAGAGATATGCCTCACCTGTGGGATCTTTGTTCTACTGAGATTGTTATCAGATCTGCTAAGCATATTATCAAG GACATCTTAAGAGACATAGAGGATCATGATCTTGGACATGCAGTATCACATTTTTTCAATTGTTTTTGTGGAAATGTCCAGTCTGTCCCTGCTAAAGGTGTTGCAAATAGCACACCTCTGAAAAACCAGAAG CTTCATATAGGGCATCATGCTTCTGGTAAGTCGCCCAAGGCACAAACCAAGTTTAGAGCGTATGCAAAGAAGAAGCAGTCCTTGTATTTGAGTATTACCTCTGAAAGTTTGTGGTTTGACATCCAGgaattttcaaaactcaaataTCAG TTCGAGTTGCCAAAAGATGCGAGGCTGAGGGCGAGGAAAATTTCCGCAGTCCGAAATCTTTGCCAAAAG GTCGGAATTACCCTTTCTGCTCGCAAGTTTGATCCGGACTCCCCAATGCCTTTCCAAGTTTCAGACATATTGAATCTACAACCTGTGGCGAAGCATTCCATTCCAGTTTGCTCAGAAGCCAAGGAACTCGTCGAGACAGGAAAGATTCAATTAGCAGAG GGAATGCTTAGCGAGGCATACACGCTATTTTCTGAGGCTTTTGCTATACTCCAGCAG GTTACTGGTCCAATGCATCGAGAGGTTGCTAATTGTTGCCG CTACTTGGCCATGGTTTTATATCACGCTGGAGATATGGCTGGAGCCATCATGCAACAGCACAAGGAACTTATTATTAATGAACGTTGCCTTGGACTGGACCATCCTGACACTGCTCACAG
- the LOC142544831 gene encoding serine/threonine-protein phosphatase BSL2 homolog: protein MGTSDNAGAILVLGRYLVVVPKLIRPPPLAISSPESRDFSRTPYKDTWMQELNANITPAPTRGRPQVANDRVICT, encoded by the exons ATGG GTACTTCAGATAATGCTGGTGCTATCTTGGTATTGGGCAGATATTTAGTTGTTGTTCCAAAACTAATTCGCCCACCACCCCTTGCAATTTCATCTCCAGAGTCCAGAGACTTCTCCCGAACGCCATATAAAGACACGTGGATGCAG GAACTCAATGCTAACATAACACCTGCACCCACCAGAGGCCGTCCTCAAGTTGCTAATGACCGAG TGATTTGTACATAG
- the LOC142544833 gene encoding uncharacterized protein LOC142544833 has protein sequence MARCYILGSISNVLQQKHQNMDTATKIMDSLQEMFEHQGRQARQAAIRTIMNMRMKPGTPVRDHMLALIAQFNMAEVLGAEIKSETQVDMALETLPEMFSQFKVSYNMNKLNMSLTELMKELQNAESVLKTKTGDAFVVASAGPSYSKPKGKIGNKRKKPNKKGQQQNEKKVKVDGKPKRKCFHCGENGHWKRNCQEYLASKKQVSGVPSNQKPQ, from the exons ATGGCCCGTTGCTACATTTTGGGATCCATCTCAAATGTGCTGCAACAGAAACATCAGAACATGGACACTGCTACAAAAATCATGGATAGCCTCCAAGAAATGTTTGAGCATCAAGGACGCCAGGCACGACAAGCAGCCATTAGAACCATTATGAACATGCGCATGAAACCTGGGACGCCCGTGAGAGATCATATGCTTGCATTGATCGCTCAGTTTAACATGGCTGAGGTGTTAGGGGCTGAAATCAAATCAGAGACTCAGGTTGACATGGCACTTGAGACTCTCCCTGAGATGTTCTCACAGTTTAAAGTTAGCTATAACATGAATAAGTTAAACATGTCCCTGACTGAGCTGATGAAGGAACTCCAAAATGCTGAAAGTGTTCTTAAGACTAAAACTGGTGATGCATTTGTTGTTGCTTCTGCTGGGCCATCTTATTCCAAGCCGAAAGGTAAAATTGGGAATAAAAGGAAGAAGCCCAACAAGAAGGGTCAACAACAAAATGAGAAGAAAGTCAAGGTAGATGGCAAGCCTAAGAGAAAATGTTTCCATTGTGGAGAGAATGGTCATTGGAAGAGAAACTGTCAGGAATATCTAGCTTCCAAGAAGCAAGTTAGTG GGGTTCCAAGTAACCAGAAGCCTCAATGA